The Rhizobium grahamii DNA window TTTCGTTGAACTGGTAACCGATCGCACCAAGCACATCCCAATCGAGATCGGCCCCGCCGCCGCCGATCATCGCCCAGCCTGTGACAAAGACTTTGTCGGTGAATGAATGATTTCCCTTGAAGCCGACCAGGCCGTCCACCCAGTTGGCGTCGTCAGAGCGCGAGATGTCGCCGACGAGGCCACCGCTCAGGCCGATACGCGTCTCGGCGTGCCAGAAACGCGCACCCGCCAGCACGTCGAACCTCGTCTGCTGGTCTTCGTAAAGCGTGTAGGCACCGCCGACCATGGCCGTGAAGGTCACGGACTTGAGGCTCACCTCGTCGGCGACCACGCCGCGAGGCGTCGCGGAGTCCGTCGTCACCTTCACATAGCTGAGGTCGGTGAAAATGCTGTATCTGTCATAACGGGCGTCGCCCGCCGCCATGAAGGCGAAGTCGAGATCGGACAGGATGTCGCTGAAATTTTCGCTGACATCCACCGTCGGCAGACCGAAAACCGCTGACTTGCCGTCAAGGCCGGCCGCCCAGAAGTAGGGCGAGAAGGAGAAGGACCAGCCGTTGGCGCTCTGTGGTACGGGTTGCGGAGCGGAGGCCGGAAGTAGGTCGGCGGCGAATGCCGAGGAGGAAATGGCAAGTGCAGTGACAATGCCGGCTGCGTACCCAATCTTACGAAACATCAGCTTCCCCCGAAGGCTGCGGTATGAATGGACTTGTCGTCAACCGGAGCTTGATCCCCTTTGAGCGGGAATGAAAGAGATCGTGCACGACAAGAGACGCATGGGGTGAAAATTGCACTCGGGTGTTGCATGCCCGCTACTCGTTGGAGCGGCTTGGATCAAGCGATCTCGGTGCGGACGAAATCACTGAACTGGCTGGTCGGATAGGACGCCGTCTTCGTCCGGTTCGACCGCGTGGCTATCGATGGTCCGTCCATCTGACGAGAAGAATGATCCAGCGTGGCCTTTCGCCTGAAGCTGTGCCGACCTTGGATCCGTAGCGATCGATCGCGTCTAGTAGGCCAAACGAAAAAGCCCCGCTTCGAGCGGGGCATCCGTGCTGAAATTACGTGGCGATTATTGGTGTATGATTAAACGTTCAATCTTGCTCCAAGCTCTCCGACTGGTTGCCGGTGTGCGTCGCGGATGACCCACCGGAGCTGCTTTCTGCCGACTTCCAGCATTTGCCGCTTTGTTCTGTTCAAGCGACGCCCACACGGCAACTAGCGGATAGCCTTGGTGTCGCCTCCGACCTTCCAACCGTCTCCCGCAGGGCAGGCCACACCGTTAAAACGGGTGATGCCTTCGAGTGATTGACGACTGGTGATGAAGCCGCGACATCCGTTGGCCTCACCTTGGCCGGCGTCGATATGTTCAATGACGCCGACGCTTCCAGTCGATGGGTTGGCCCAAGCAAGCGCGGTTGCGCCGACCTCTCCGCGGCCGACCGTATCGGCGATTACCGCCTGGTCGGTCAAAGGCGGCGCGGACGGGGTGTTGGCTTGGGCAAGGGGCGTCTCGAGGGGCTCCGTATGCGAGCATGCCGTTAGAACCGCAATGCTCATCGCCGTGATCAGGTGCTTCGAAAACATCCGTCGGATAAAGCGTGGAAGCCCGCATTTGGCAAGTTACCAATTGTTCACAATAAAGCGAGCTGCCGGTGGCTACTACGTCATGGTTGCCGCGTTGAAGGCCGGGCCTTCGGCAAACGGGGTTCTAAACATGCTCTCCAACTCCGCCAGGCTCACAAACAAAAACAAAAGGAATCGACAAGCCCGACCATTGTCATTGTTGTTTGATGAGCCCTGCTTTCCGGGATTCCGAGGCTTTCGCGGTCGTTTCTGGACAGTACTGAAAAGTTCAATGGAGAATAGGATGAAGGGTCTTCTCATCGTCGCGGCTTCCCTGACCGCGCTTAGCATCTCAACATCGGCCTTTGCCGCTGACGCCGTCGATCAGATCCCGGCCCCGCCAGTCGCCACCGACGCCAGCTCGTTTACGTGGGACGGCTTTTATCTTGGCGGGATCACAGGTTACGGATGGGGCACCGGAAAGGTTGTCGGCCTGGGCTCCGACAGCTTCGACGGTTGGCGCCTTGGCGGTTTTACGGGCTACAACTGGCAGTTCTCGAACGGCTTCGTTGCCGGTGTGGAAGGTGATCTCAACTACGATTGGTCCGACAAGGACTACGGCGGAGGCACGAAGCTGAAAAGCGGCTTCTCGGGTTCGGCCAGAGCTCGAGCAGGCTACGCAATCGATCACACTCTGATCTACGCCGCAGGTGGTTGGACGGCAACCAACGCGAAGCTCAAGACGCCGGTTGGCAATGACAGCGACACGTTGAATGGTTGGACGATCGGCGCTGGCGTCGATCATGCGTTTACCGACAAGATTTTCGGGCGCGTCGAGTACCGCTACAACGATTTCGGCCGCGGTGATCTCTTGGGAACCAATGTCGACTTCAAGCAAAATGTCGTGCAGGTCGGCGTGGGTGTAAAGTTCTAACGCAGACTTGCCAGCAGCGGTTTGGGCGCCCGCGTGTTGCGTGGGCGTCTTCTGCTATTTGGGAATCTGCAAGGTGCTTTGGGCGTCGCGGTCTAGGTCGCAACCGGCTTCGCCGTCGCTGCGATACAGTGATTCTGTGTTGAAAGGACGTTCCTTCGGGTCCGCGACCGCATTCTTACCCATCGACCTTCATAACAGTAACGCCGCCCTATATCGTGCGACGGCCGATCTTCGGCGTTACGCCTCCCTTTCGACGGTGCGACCTTCGGCGCCTCGGTTCTTAAAAAGTGCCCCAATGCCAATAGCATCAGCGCGAAGATGACCGCCCCGGCCAAGTTGCCAAGCGTAACCCAAACGACGTTATATCCTGCACCTGCCCAACCGACATCGGTCGGATGATCTGCGATAAGTGCAAGTGAGAATGTAAAAAGATTTGCCCAAGGCGTATTCTTGAGGGCCGGCGATGAGAAGCACACACAAGGGGCACAACAGCGGGAGGATTATGGGGAACGTGGATTGGTAAAGATTCGACATCCACACGGCCAAGGAAAGGAGCCAGCTGCAGATTGCCGAACGTGCGAGAAGCTGAGCGATGCCAAC harbors:
- a CDS encoding RT0821/Lpp0805 family surface protein translates to MSIAVLTACSHTEPLETPLAQANTPSAPPLTDQAVIADTVGRGEVGATALAWANPSTGSVGVIEHIDAGQGEANGCRGFITSRQSLEGITRFNGVACPAGDGWKVGGDTKAIR
- a CDS encoding outer membrane protein, translating into MKGLLIVAASLTALSISTSAFAADAVDQIPAPPVATDASSFTWDGFYLGGITGYGWGTGKVVGLGSDSFDGWRLGGFTGYNWQFSNGFVAGVEGDLNYDWSDKDYGGGTKLKSGFSGSARARAGYAIDHTLIYAAGGWTATNAKLKTPVGNDSDTLNGWTIGAGVDHAFTDKIFGRVEYRYNDFGRGDLLGTNVDFKQNVVQVGVGVKF